In Nevskia ramosa DSM 11499, the DNA window GGTCGCGCGGATACGACGGCAGACGGTGGAGCATCCTTTTGCCACGCTGAAAGCCCGGATGGGCGCGACACACTTCCTGACCAGAACCCTGCCTCGCGTCAGTACCGAGATGAGCCTGCATGTGCTGGCCTACAACCTGACACGGGCACTGAACATCTTCGGAACGAAGCAACTGATCGGAATGATCAGGGCGTGAGGTTGCGCCCGATTTTTCAACCTTTGCCGTCGCACCAAATTGACGAAAGGACAGGACAATCTCGAACTTTCGATCGCGCCAGCTCACCGACATAATCTATTCCGACGCGTTTTCACACAGCCTCAGCCTGAAGCGGACATTGTCGGAGCCGTCAAATCCTAAGTGAGAAGGTCCGGTATCCTCTTGCTATCGCATGGGGGAATATCGTGGCACGACGGGGATTCTTTGCAGAGTTGCAGCGCCAGTCACGTATCGCGCAACGCGAGCGAGAGCAACGAGATCGGGAGGCGGCTCGCAACCATGCCACGCGAGTTCGTCACCTTGAACATATGCAGAAAGCCGCGGAGCG includes these proteins:
- a CDS encoding transposase; this translates as VARIRRQTVEHPFATLKARMGATHFLTRTLPRVSTEMSLHVLAYNLTRALNIFGTKQLIGMIRA